A single genomic interval of Flavihumibacter rivuli harbors:
- the serA gene encoding phosphoglycerate dehydrogenase produces the protein MEPTTSYPKDKIKILFLENISDRAVKHFTQAGYANVKKLSGALSEEELIKEIKDVHLLGIRSKTQVTEKVLAAATKLQAIGAFCIGVNQINLKAATKTGITVFNAPYSNTRSVAELVIGASIMLIRRIPDKNKAAHEGIWMKDAKGSFELRGKTLGIIGYGNIGTQVSVLAEALGMKVLYYDVVTKLPLGNAEACKSLKDLVSQSDIVTLHVPETAQTRNMINKNNLKFFKKGSILLNYARGEVVDLDALRKFIVDGHISGAGIDVYPWEPEKNGDRFQTPLQDLPNVILTPHIGGSTEEAQQNIGVDVSNKLFQFLEMGITTGSHTVPELSLPPQEGTHRILHVHNNVPGVLSAINTQLSNHKINILGQYLKTNEDIGYVVLDVDKKLSKQAEKLLRDVKETIKVRLLY, from the coding sequence ATGGAACCCACAACCAGCTATCCAAAAGACAAGATCAAGATCCTGTTCCTGGAGAATATCAGCGACAGGGCAGTAAAACATTTTACCCAGGCCGGCTACGCCAATGTTAAAAAACTTTCCGGCGCACTTTCAGAAGAAGAACTCATCAAAGAGATCAAGGATGTCCATCTTCTGGGTATCCGATCCAAGACGCAGGTTACGGAAAAAGTGTTGGCAGCCGCCACCAAACTGCAAGCCATCGGTGCCTTCTGTATCGGGGTAAACCAGATCAACCTCAAAGCCGCTACCAAAACGGGTATTACCGTTTTTAACGCACCCTATTCCAACACCCGTTCGGTAGCCGAATTGGTTATAGGTGCATCCATTATGCTCATCCGCCGGATCCCCGACAAGAACAAGGCGGCCCATGAAGGCATTTGGATGAAGGATGCCAAAGGCAGCTTCGAGCTGAGGGGCAAGACCCTCGGCATCATCGGTTACGGCAATATCGGCACCCAGGTAAGCGTACTCGCAGAAGCGCTGGGAATGAAGGTGTTGTATTATGATGTGGTTACCAAGCTACCACTGGGTAATGCAGAAGCCTGTAAGTCCCTCAAAGACCTGGTGTCCCAGTCTGATATTGTTACGTTACATGTTCCGGAAACAGCGCAGACCAGGAACATGATTAACAAGAACAACCTCAAGTTTTTCAAGAAAGGTAGCATCCTGCTCAATTATGCAAGGGGTGAGGTAGTTGACCTGGACGCCCTCAGGAAATTCATTGTAGACGGGCATATCTCCGGTGCCGGGATCGATGTATATCCCTGGGAACCTGAAAAGAATGGCGATCGTTTCCAGACGCCGTTACAGGACCTTCCCAACGTTATCCTGACCCCGCATATCGGCGGTTCTACAGAGGAAGCCCAACAAAACATTGGGGTTGACGTGAGCAATAAGCTCTTCCAATTCCTGGAAATGGGTATCACTACCGGCTCGCATACAGTACCGGAACTGAGCCTGCCACCCCAGGAAGGCACACATCGTATCCTCCATGTCCATAATAACGTTCCAGGGGTACTCAGTGCCATCAACACCCAATTGTCGAACCACAAGATCAATATCCTTGGCCAATACCTCAAGACCAATGAAGATATCGGCTATGTAGTGTTGGATGTCGATAAGAAACTGTCCAAGCAGGCTGAAAAGCTCCTTCGTGATGTAAAGGAAACCATCAAGGTGAGGTTGCTTTATTGA